The region AAGTCGCTACAGGAAGTCTACCAAGGCTTGCTCGAGAAATACTTCGGCCCAGACTTCGCGATCGATCCGCAACTGAAGCTGGAATGCCTCCGCATCCCACACTTCTACCGTGCGTTCTATGTTTATAAGTACGCGACCGGATTGTCGGCCGCGATTGCTTTGAGCATGCGAGTGCTCAACGGCGGCAAGCAGGAACTGGACGATTACCTGTCGTTCCTCAAAGGGGGCTGCTCGAAGTATCCGCTCGACCTCCTGCGAGATGCCGGCGTCGACATGGAAAGCCCCAAACCAGTCGACATGGCCCTGAGCCACTTCGAAAGCCTCGTCGATCAACTGAACGACTTGCTATAACGAAGAAGTATCGTGCATCAGGGGTAGCCCAGATCGGAAACGAGGGGAGACCGCAGCGGATCACTTCTTACGAAAGCCTGATTCAAACGTTCGCGTAATTCTCCTATCATCAAACGCATAAGCCTGGTCGCGTTTTCTGATAGGAGCTGCGAACGTGGGATCTGCTTATTCTTGGTTGGCTGTACAGGGGAAGTCGGCAGAGGAAACGCTTAAAGGGCTGGGGCTCGAACGAGGTGAACCGTTCGAAGGTTTCCCCAACGGCTCGCTTTCCGGCATTGCCCTTCCCTCGGGCTGGTACCTGGTCGTTTCGGATCGATGCGACTATGCCTATTCGCGTTGGCTGAGCCGTCTTTCGCGTCAGTGCGATCTGGTCACATGCGCGGTCGAAGAGTACGCGATGTATGCCACCGCTTCCGGCTGGCACAACGGCCGCCGAACCTGGGAAATCACCCACGACAGCCAGGAACGTGAAGGGAAGCATCACTTAGTCGCATTGGGAACGCCTCCGGAAATGTTCGACACGATTCGGCGAACCTTCACCGCCGAGCAAGCCTCTTTCGACGAAAAGAACCAACCGGTCGATTGCATCATGGAAATCCCCATCGAGACGGCTCGGCAAATCACCGGATTCTCGTTCCACCAGCCCCTCCCCGAAGGCAACGCCGTCTGCTTTCAACATTTGCACCGCGATCGAAAAGCGAAGCAGTGGTGGCAAGTCTGGCGTCGTTAAGTCGATCCTTAGCGGCCGTAGCGTCCCTCTATGATGAAGCCGCAGTACGATGAACCCACCAAACAAAGACGCATTACGCGAGCGCCTTTACCGCCACGTTGACTGCCTGGCTGGGCTGATCGGTCCACGCTGCTTCGCAAGGCCTGGCAGCATGGAAGCCGCCATGGGATATATCCGTCAGCAATGGGTCGGCATGGGCTACGAAGTCGAAGAAGAATCGTACGACGCGCTTTCCAACGTCGCAACTAACCTGATTGTCCGTACGCCTGGCACGTCTCGTTCCGATGAAATCGTTGTGCTGGGTGGTCACTACGATACGGTTTCGTCCACCCCAGGTGCCGACGATAACGCTTCCGCAGTGGCGGTGCTGTTGGAAGTGAGTCGACTGCTGAAAGAACATCTCGGCAAACGCACCGCACATTATGTGGCATTCGCATGCGAAGAACCTCCCTACTTCAACGTCGACTCGATGGGCAGCCAACACCATGCGCGGTCCGCGAAGCTTCGTGATGAAAAGATCGTCGGCATGCTTTGCCTCGAGATGGTGGGCTATTTCCGGGATGAAGAGGGCTCGCAGCCTTACCCGGAAGAGATCCCGCGCTGGCTTACCTGGCCGATGCCGAACCGCGGGAATTTCCTCACAGCACTGGGGAACTTAGATTCCTGGAAGCTCGCTTACCAGTTTCATCGCGGGTTCAAACGTGGCACTAAGCTCCCGCTATGGTCGTTGCCCCTGCCGGATCGATTCGAGTTTATCTTCCTCAGCGACAATCGAGCCTTCTGGGAACAAGGCTATCCAGCCCTTATGCTTACAGATACAGCATTTGTGCGGAATCCGAACTATCACCAAGCCAGCGATACGCCAGACACGCTCGACTACGAGCGAATGGCCGAGGTCACCCTCGGAGTTTCCGCAGCCATGAAGCGATTGCTGAAATAGCCAGGCAATCGCAGACGATCGAAAACAGACAGGGGCGGCAAGCGCATGAGTTCGACGGTAAAGTCCATCCAACTGGAAACGGCTGGGCTAGGCATCATCTTTTATTCGCCGGAAAACGCGAAACATATCGAACAGGGCGATGACTACTTAAGTGTCCATTACACGAGCGTGCCGAATGTGCGGCGGCATGTTCGCGAAGGAACGATTGTCGGGTTCGCCACAGGAACGCCTGGGAAGTTTCGCCTGCGGATCCAGCGAGGCAAACCGGCCATGTGTTCCGAGAACCACGAGTTCAACTTGACGCTTCCGTTTCGCTGCATCGGCGGACGAGTCTGTTTCCGAGATCTGTACGACTTGATGGACTGGAATGTCGAGTGCCCTCGCGACCAGGAACTGCTGCTGCGGGACGGAGCTTACCGGGTGATGGTCTGTTCCAACACGCCTCCGTCGGGGCAGTTGGGGGACAACCAGATGATTGACATCTATTTCCAACGTGTCGACGAGCTTCCCGAAGTGTCCCTGCCAGGGGCACCTTATCTGTGTCCTTAACAAAAATTCTATCGTTCGTCACGACATCGATCGTTGATCGATCAGATCGCGCAAATCGAGTTCAGCCAAGTTGCGAAGCCATGGCGAACGTTCCCCGAAGAGGTTGGGATTTTGGTTTGCCTATTTTGAAATTGACCAAATTTCCGGCGAAGCGGCACACGACATGCAAACGGTGACCAACACGTTAAGTCACCTTGTTATGCACCTACGGAGGGAAAAATCATGTTTCGCTCGTTACTTATTGCTGCCGTGCTAATTGCTGGACTCTCCATGGTTTCCACCGCCGACGCAGGCTGGCGCCACCGTCATCATCGGGGTCACCATGGCTGGCATCGACACCATGCTCGTCACCATCACCACTACCGACATCACCATCGCAAGATCCATCGCGCTGGATACGACTGGTATGGTCCGAGCTATTACCGAGGCCCTGGCATTTACTGGTAGTCCGTAACAACGAAATGCGCGTCGAGACACGCCGTGTGATGTTGCCCCACGCGCGGCGTGTCTTGCACGCGTATTTTGTCCTTGATTTTGAGTGAAGGCTCTTTCCCAATCGCCGCAGGTGCGAAGAATAAACTCAGGCGAGCATGCGATTCGCCGTCACACTCTTTGGGAGAAGAGCCATGTTCCGGACTCTGCTGCTGGCCGCCATCGTTACCGGTGGTTTCATGTTCGCTTCCACCTCTTCCGCCGATGCTGGCGGGCGACGCTATTACCGACCGCAAGTCGCATACTACGGCTACTACAGTCGGCCTGCTCGCGTGTCGACCTACTATCGCAGTTCTTACTATCGCGGCTATGCATCGCCGTACTATTACGGCCCGCGGTATTACTATCAGCCACGTCCGTATGGCTACTACGGATATCCTGGCTACGGTTATGGATATGGCTACGGATACGGCCCCGGGGTCAGCATCCGAGTCGGATTCTAGCCATAACGAAATCGCCTCACTCAAGGGCGGCATTCATTACGCGATGAGTGCCGCTCTTTTTTCATAGCTCTCCCCTGCCCTGCAGCATGAGAAAGAATCGCATGAATCGTTGCTCGATATTGCTCGTCGTCCTGATCGCCGTTGCCGCCCACACCTCACTTGCCGAAGCAGGCTGGCGGCGTGGCTTTCGAGCCAACAGCAGTACGGCTCGGACGTTCTATACGCCGCGACGTTCATCGATACCCACGGACCATGCTATTCCGTATCGCGGCAACTACCGTGGGTTCGGTTTTGGTGGATATGGTTACGGCGTTGGCTTTGGTCCAGACTTTCGGCCTGGCCGTTAGCGTTTAAGGAACGACCGTGGTGGTTTGAACCGTCGTGATGTTGCCACCTTGGTCGATCACTTTGGCTTGCAGGCGAACTTCTTTCTTTTCGCCATCAGCGGCAAGTTCCAGCTCGCGTTCGTCGCTGTCCTTGGCTCCTTCCAGCTTGACGCCATCGGCAACGCTTCCCCGGACGTCGTCGTAATAAAGAACGGCTTTCACTCCGCGGTCGTCGCTTGCGTTCACTTTGACTCGATAGTGATTCGGCTTGTCGGCCGGTTCCACGGTCAGCTCTACCTTCGGCGGCTTGCTGTCTTTCAGATCGACCTCAGGATTCAGCAGTCGCGACGAAGCAAGAATGTTCGCATTGGCATCCGAGAACTGAGCCCGATCGGTTACGCGCGTCTTGCGATTCAAGTTGGCCTGCATGCGTCGGAAACCGTTGGCCATGATGTAGTGCCGGTCGTCACGCAGATCGTGCGGTAGTCCCAATGCGTGTCCCACCTCATGAACGACCGCGCCGAATCCATCTTCAATGAACTCGTATCTGGGCGAGTTCGGTCGACCATGCCCCAGCGCCGTACGCCCTTCAATCGGCGTGCGATCGAAGAACAGCTTGCGCTGCGCGGCGATTGTCTTCGCGCAGAACATATCTTGTAAGATCCAAGCTGAGAAGTTGGCTGTCCCGCCGTCTGCCGAACGCCAACCGCCCAGGGCAATCCCGCCAGGCCATTCAAACTGGTTAGGACCGCCGTCGTAGGTTTCGGCGAACGTCACCACCAGATGAGTCGTCTGCGAACCAATCGAACGGGGAATCTCTGGCTGAAGCTGACGCAGTTGGAAGTAGGGATCGTAGTTCGGAGCTCCGTTGTAATGCTTCGCAGGATGCTTTCCACGAACCAGGTGCACAATCGGCACACCCTTGTCGTCCGTTTGAAAGACCAAACCACGATCGGGCAAACCGCGCCGACGAAACTCGAACTTGTAGGTTTCGTTGACAAAGTGCATCAGCGTGTTGATCTTTTCGCGATACCCTGGCTTCGGCTCGCGATCGGTCGGGACGAAGTAGATCAAACGAACTTTGTGATCGACCGGCGAGACTTTCGCGTATTCAGGAAGCGTATCGAGAGCCTTCCATTCCCCTTGCAGCCATCGAGCATACGGCCGGCCGTTGGCAGACAGCTCGGCATATTCAGGGCGAAGCCAGATTTTAATCTGTCGACCGCGATCGATGATCTCGACATTGTCGCCGTCACGCTGCAGTTCTTCGAAACGAAGCGTTCCCCCTTCGGAATCGACTTCCAGCCACTTGCCGTTGCCACTGTCGATGAAGTAACTCTCGTTGCCGCCCGACTTCTTCCAAGCTTTGGTTTCTTCTGCCGATAGCGAAGTCGACAGGCAAAGCCCCATGAAAAGTACCAGGCAAGTCGCAGCGCGCGGATAGATCGAATTCAGATTCATAGGTCGAACAACGCCCAAGGAAGAAAGCTGGCCAGTCTTTGCTGGGACAAACCCAACAAGCACTGCGTTATTCTATACAGGACGCAACTTGCTTCGCCAACGCTGGGCCAAAATTAACCACGTTTGGCGGACGTCACCCACAAGAAAGGCTGTCCCGCTTCGTCCACTTTCAAGTCAACGCTTAAGAAGGCCTGGTACAAAATGTGATCCAGGATCTTCTTGTAGAACGTCTTGTCTTTGGGAAAGCGAACGTCGATGTCGGTATCGATGTTGTCTTGGGCAATCTTGTAATGATCGCGGAAGATGGCCGTCTGCAGACGTGGCGTGATTGCCCCCAACGCTTTTTCGAGAGGCGTGCGGTTGATTTCGACTTCAATGAATTGAAACAGCACCGGGCACGTTTGAGCGGGGCTCTTCTTTAGCGGTTGACCGATCGGCCAGGCATCGTCACTGCTGCCGATCTCTTGAACGTGCAAGTTCACAACGCCGCCAACTTCACGCTTTGGGACGACGATCAAGCCATGGGCACGCAACAAAATGGCCATGGCAGTGCCGGCGCTGACGCCTTTCAGTTCGTCTTCCGACTTCGCCATCTTCGCGCGGGCAATGATCGAAGGAGACGCATCGAAGTTGAGCCCGGTCAGTTCGCGAATTGAGCCGAGCGTTTCGGCAAGCGGCTTACCACTCGTTTCGAAGTCGAGTGGTTTCGACAGCGTGGCAAGCACGTCCGCTTTTTCGTTTCGAGTCATGCCGCCGCTGACAGGCTGGCGTTTAAGTTCGTCTTCGCCACCCACTTTAATTTTGTGAAACCATTGCGGTAGTTCGTTGATGTTGCGTTTGGTGAATCGCTTGCCGTCCGGCATGTGCAACGTTTCGTCACGCGAAAGGATAGCGGTCACTTTGTACGACTTGCTGGAACCGAGTTCGGTTTCCGAGATGCCTGCTTTCTCCCCTTCGCGCCCATTGCGCAGCCGAACTGAGTCGGCCCCTTTGCCGTTTAGTAACTTCGTCCAGGCTTGCAGCGCCGTGATCGAAACACCTTTCATGGTGATGACTTCCAGCGTGACCCGATTGTCCGCGTGCGCAGCGGCGGGAATCGCAAAGAGCATCAACATGGCTAAGAGAGTGCGGAGCTTGGTCATCGCCTGAGGTCCTTTCGGTTCGCGTTCACGTTTCAATATAGCACCCTAATAGGGCGCGACCGCGAAATTGGCAGAATCGTTACCCTTGGAAAACGGCTACCGGCGTGCTCTGTCTGGTTGCAAGGCGGTCTGCCAAGGGCCAAAATACCGGTTCTGTGTGTTCTGCACACTTTTCCATTGACATACCATCGACGCGTTTTCACCCCGCAAAGGAGCACAGCATGGCTCGCGCAGTCACGATGTTCACCGGCCAATGGGCCGATATGAAGTTGGACGATTTGGCCAAGACGATGAAAGGTTTTGGCTTCGACGGTCTGGAACTCGCTTGTTGGGGCGACCACTTTGAAGTCGATCGCGCCGTCACCGAGGACGACTACTGCGACAAGAAACGCGAACAGCTCGATAAGTTCGACCTCGGTTGTTGGTCGATCAGCACGCACCTTTGCGGACAAGCCGTGTGCGATATCATCGACGAACGCCACAAGTCGATTCTGCCGGAATCGGTTTGGGGCGACGGCGATCCGGCCAGCGTCAACGATCGCGCCGCCGAAGCGGTTAAGAACGCGGCCCGCGCGGCTCAGAAGTTTGGCGTGCCGGTCGTGAATGGCTTCACCGGCAGCAGCATCTGGCATCTGCTTTACAGCTTTCCCCCAGTTCCTCCGAAGATGATCGACGATGGCTTCAAGCTGTTTGCCGATCGCTGGAACCCGATCATGGACGTGTTCGGCGAATGCGGGATCAAGTTCGGTCTGGAAGTTCACCCGACCGAAATCGCGTTCGATATTTACAGTGCCGAAAAGGCGCTCGATGCGATCGGCCACCGGGAAGAGTTCGGTTTCAACTTCGACCCCAGCCACTTGCTATGGCAAGGGATCGACCCAGTTGAATTCATTCGCTACTTCCCTGATCGCATCTACCACGTCCACATCAAAGACGCGATCACGACGCTTAATGGCCGCACGGGGATCCTCGGCAGCCACATCGACTTTGGCGATCACCGCCGCGGTTGGAACTTCCGCAGCCCAGGCCATGGCGGCGTGAACTTTGAAGAAATCATCCGAGCGTTGAACGACATCCAGTACACCGGCCCGCTGAGCATCGAGTGGGAAGACAGCGGCATGGACCGTCTGCATGGTGCCGAAGAGTCGTGCGAGTTCGTCCGCAGCATCGACTTCGCCCCGAGCGACGTCGCATTCGATTCGGCATTCGACAAAGAGAAGCAATAACGCGATCCCTCAAATCGCTACAATCGAAACAAGCCGAGCAGGTCGAAATGGCCTGCTCGGTTTTTTCATGCGCAACGGCCAGAAGTTGGCAAGGACCCCGCTTTGACATCACACTAGAGTGTAAACGAATATGGCTCTTAGCCCTGAAAGGGCGGCAGAAAATAGCCAGGGGTGCAAGCCCCTGGTCGGGTAGTAATAACACCCAAGCCCCAACGGGGCGACAGAAATTCAGCTTCCAGCAAATGATTCTGTCGCCCCGTTGGGGCTTACCAAGACCTTTGTACGCTTTCCAGGGGTTAACACCCCTGGCTATTTTCTGTCGCCCTTCCAGGGCTTAGGCAAGAGCCTCGGATTGAGACTGCTTTTCGCTGCCCAGGAAACCATCGTGCAACTTTCGACTGCCGCTATCTTGATAATCTCTGCCGTGACGATGCAGACTGAAGCACCGTCTCGGGTCGAGATCGATGCGCGGTTTCAATCGCAGCTGAACGAACTCGCTTTGAAGTGCGACGAAGTGAAGCTGCCGCAACAGGCAGAAATCACACGGCAGTGGATCATTCCGAGCTATGGCGAGGCAAACGTCTTTTACCTGGTTCCCGAAACGGATCCGACCGAGCCGACTGAAGATGCTCCGCAGCTGGTCAAGTTCTGGCATCAGAAGTTTCGCGCGATCCGCAACGCGCACGCGGAGAACCTGTTCCGATATTCCCAGGAACTGCTTATCGCTAAAGAGGGCGGAAAATCTTACCAAACGCTGCACGAAGTGTTGCGGCAAAATCCCGATCATCCTGACGCGCGGCGAATCTTGGGCTACGCCAATGTCAACGGAACATGGCGACGCCCTGGCGTGGTGACGCGCGCGAAACAGCCACGCTACGAACACCCAAAGTATGGCTGGCCGGCGCGAACGTTCTGGCAAATCGATACGCCTCACTTCCAAATCATGACCAATTTGAGCGAAGCGGAAGGCCTGCGTCTAGGCGAACGTCTGGAGGTGGTTTATTCGGCGTGGGAACAGATGTTCTTTTCGTTCTGGAGCAACGAACTGCAACTGGCCGGCTACTTCGATGGCGGATCGCCCAGCCCGGTGCGGAAGAAGTTTGAAGTTGTCCTCTTCAAGTCGCGTGGCGAATACGTCAACTACTTGGAGCAAGTCCAACCGAGAATCGGCATCACGCTGGGTATCTACCAGTTCGATGAAGAGAAGGTTTATCTCTTTCATGACGACAGCGACGCAGCCCATGCTACGTGGTACCACGAAGTTTCCCATCAGCTGTTTCAGGAGTATCGTTCCGCCTCGAAGGACATCGGGGTGAACTATAACTTCTGGGCGATCGAAGGCGTGGCGATGTATATGGAGTCGCTCCGAATCTACGATGGCTACGTAACGCTGGGCGGCATCGATGCCTCGCGACTGCAGTTTGCGAGGAATCGCCGTTTGATTGGCGACTTCTATATTTCACTGACGAAACTGACCGCCATGGGACGTGAAGAGATTCAGCAAAGTCCCGACATCAGCGCGATCTACAGTCAGTCGGCAGGGCTGGCTCAGATGTTTTTAGACGGACAGAACGGCAAGTACCGTGAACCGTTCATTCAATTCCTCGTCGAAATTTACAAACAGGATGACATCCTGCATACGCTGGCCCAGAAACTGGGCGAGAGCAACATAGGTCGGCAAGACTTGCATTACATGGCTTGGCTGGGCGTCTCGCGCGAGCAGATTTTGGCTCTTCCGAAAGATGGCCGCACCAGCGAGCTGGCGCTCGGTAAGTGTACCGCGATCAATGACGAAGTCATGCCGCACATCGGAACGTTCTCGGAGCTTACCTGGCTAGATCTCACGACGACGAACGTCTCAAGCCGAGGTGTTGCTCATTTGGGCAACTGTCGAAAACTGATCGACCTAAGTATTGCGACGCCTACGATGGACGACCAGGCGATGAAGACGATCGCCAACTTGACCGACCTGGAAGAGCTCGATATCAGCGGTACGCGAATCACGGATGAGGGGCTGAATGCAATTGGGCGACTTCAAAACTTGAAAGTGCTCCGCATGGCAGTGACACAGATCACCGACGAAGGTCTCTTGAAGCTTTCGCGGCTGAAAGATTTGAAGATGATCGACGCACGGCAGTCACGCGTCACCACGCAAGGCATCGAGCGATTAAAGCAATCGCTTCCTCAGGTGGTGGTTCACCATTAAGCGTCGCTTTAAAATCGAGAGCTCCACTTCCCTTCCTACCTGCTGGAGCCACATCGATGACTGCCCCTCGTCCCTGGAAACTTTCGGAAGTTAACTACGGCCAAGTCAAAAACACCCAGTACGAAGTGGCCGTGCTGCCGCTGGGGGCGACCGAGCCGCATAATCTTCACCTGCCGTACGGAACCGACGACTACGAAGGAACGTTCATCGGGGAACAGATCTGCGAGGCGGCCCATGCTCAAGGGGCGAAAGTCATGCTGCTGCCGACGATTCCCTACGGCACAGAAACCAACATGCGCGAGTTTCCCTTCGCGATGAATCTTGACCCATCGACGCTGTTTGCCGTGGTTACCGATCTCATCCAGTCGCTCGTCCAAAGTGGTATCAAGAAGGTGTTGCTCCTCAACAGCCATGGCGGCAACGAGATGAAACCCCTGCTCCGCGAGCTGTACGGCAAAACGGAAGCTCAGGTCTTTCTGTGCAACTGGTTTAAAGCGTTCAGCGAAGAAGAATACCACGAGATATTCACGCATAAAGAAGACCATGCCGGCGAGATGGAGACCTCGATGATCTTGGCGTACCGGCCCGAGTTGGTCGCCCGACGACCAGATGGGTCGCTCGACGCTGATTCTGGCGCGACCAGGCCCATGCAGATGGAGGCTCTGCAAAATGGTTGGGTTTCGATCACGCGGCCATGGCATTTGCTGACCACTAACAGCGGATCAGGCAATCCCCACGAAGCTTCTGCCGATAAAGGAGAGCGTCTGTTACAGCTTTTGGTGAACCGCTTGGCCCCCTTCCTGGTCCAACTTTCCGAAGCGAACGTGGATGAAACGTTCCCCTTTAAGATAGACGAGGCGACGTAAGTGCCCAATTTGGCGAATCTTGCGAAAATTGAGCAGGGGTGCCGATTGACGAGATTCGTAGCGGCATTTAAACTAAGTCGCTTGCCTTATGGTGGGTATAGCTCAGTTGGTTAGAGCACTGGATTGTGGTTCCAGGGGTCGTGGGTTCGAATCCCTCTATCCACCCTTTCTTTTTTATTGCCAAATTGCCAAAGCACTTGTTATCTCGCTTTGGCTTCTCTGGGAAGGCGTTTCTGCCGTATGTCCGAATTGCCAAGCGATTTGCCGCTGCCAGGACGATATCGCCACTACAAAGGCCCAGAATACGTTGTGCTGGGCGTTGCACGGCATAGCGAGACCGAAGAGCCGCTGGTGGTCTACCGGAAAGACTACGGCGACAAGAGCCTGTGGGTGCGTCCGCTGGAGATGTTCCAGGAAACGGTCACCGTCGGCGGTCAAGTGATTCCTCGCTTCAAGTACCTCGGCGAAGCGTAGAGCCACGACGCACTTGCTTGAACACCGCGCATAAAAAACCTGCGACCGAAACCGATCGCAGGCTTTTGTTTTATCTTCGCTTATGCGTGGGCCAAATTAGGCGCCGCAGCTGCTGCAAGCTGGAGCGGCAGTCGCACAGCTGTTGCAAGCCGAAGTGGTACCGCAAGCGGGAACCTGGATGGTCTTAGGAACCATCTTGCAGACAGGAACCTGGACTTCTTCGGTGACCTGGTGTGGAACCATGACGGTGTAGGTGCGAACTTTGTCTTCGTACACAGTCTTATAGGTCGTGACAGGAACTTCCTTCGAGCGAGTTTCCGTCTTGCAGACCATGTGCTTGACTTCTTTGGTTCGCGTTTCAGGAACCATGTTGCAGACCTTGTAGGTGTATTCCTGCTGCTGAGGAACACATTCGGTGTACTGCACTTCCTTCTGCTTGGTTTCGGTCACGTAGTTGCACACCTGGTAGGTGTACTCACGCTGTTCCGGCACGCATTCGGTGTACTGCACGTCCTTCTGCTTGGTTTCGGTCACGTAGTTGCACACCTGATAGGTGTACTCACGTTGTTCCGGCACGCATTCGGTGTACTGAACTTCCTTCTGCTTGGTTTCCGTCACGTAGTTGCACACCTGGTAGGTGTACTCACGCGTTTCCGGCTTGCACACCATGTGCTTGACTTCTTTCTGCTTGGTCTCAGTGACCATGTTACAGACTTTGTAAGTCTGGGTGCGTTCTTCCGGCTTCATGACACACACGGTATACGTGTAAGCCACTTCTTCGGTGACAGGCTTCATGACGGTGCAGTCGTAAGCTTCTTCGACGACGTTAGGAACCCAGACTTTGCAAGTCGTTGGGCAACCGCAGCAGTCGGTGCTCGTCTTGGTTTGCCAGCAACCCTTGTCGACGCAACGGGTCTTGGTGACGGTTTCAGGAACCATCTTGCAAACGGTCTTCGTCCCGGTGCGTTCTTCTTGATGAGGAACCATCACGGTGCAAGTCTTCGTCTTGGTTTCCCAGACTGGCTTGCTGACGGTGTAGTCGACCACTTTGGTTTCCCAAGTTGGAACCATGACGGTCTTCGTGCCGGTCTTGGTTTCGTAAACTGGCTTGCGAACGCAGTAGTCAACCATTTTGGTCTTCGTGACAGGAACCATGACGGTCTTCGTACCGGTCTTGGTTTCGTAGACTGGCTTGCGAACGTTGTAGTTCACCGTCTTCGTCTTCGTCACAGGAACCATAACGGTCTTGGTGCCGGTCTTGGTTTCGTAGACTGGCTTACGAACGCTGTAGTCGACCATTTTGGTCTTCTGCACAGGCACCATGACGGTCTTCGTACCGGTCTTGGTTTCGTAAACTGGCTTGTTGACGGTGTATTCGACGACTTTGGTTTCCCAAGTCGGAACCGTCACAGTGTACTCTTTGGTGACGTAGCTGGTTTCTGGAACGCGCTTGCAAACCTTGTAGGTCTGTTCACGAGTTTCAGGCTTGCAGACGGTCTTCGTAACGGTGCGGGTTTCCATTACGGTGGTTGGGACCATGACGGTCTTTTCAACCATTTCGACCGGGGCCGCTTCGCCACAAGAAGCGCAAGTGGATGTGCCACAACCAGTGTCACATGCGGAAACGCAAGGCGACGCACATGCGTGGCGATGCCGT is a window of Bremerella sp. TYQ1 DNA encoding:
- a CDS encoding M28 family metallopeptidase — protein: MNPPNKDALRERLYRHVDCLAGLIGPRCFARPGSMEAAMGYIRQQWVGMGYEVEEESYDALSNVATNLIVRTPGTSRSDEIVVLGGHYDTVSSTPGADDNASAVAVLLEVSRLLKEHLGKRTAHYVAFACEEPPYFNVDSMGSQHHARSAKLRDEKIVGMLCLEMVGYFRDEEGSQPYPEEIPRWLTWPMPNRGNFLTALGNLDSWKLAYQFHRGFKRGTKLPLWSLPLPDRFEFIFLSDNRAFWEQGYPALMLTDTAFVRNPNYHQASDTPDTLDYERMAEVTLGVSAAMKRLLK
- a CDS encoding sugar phosphate isomerase/epimerase, whose product is MARAVTMFTGQWADMKLDDLAKTMKGFGFDGLELACWGDHFEVDRAVTEDDYCDKKREQLDKFDLGCWSISTHLCGQAVCDIIDERHKSILPESVWGDGDPASVNDRAAEAVKNAARAAQKFGVPVVNGFTGSSIWHLLYSFPPVPPKMIDDGFKLFADRWNPIMDVFGECGIKFGLEVHPTEIAFDIYSAEKALDAIGHREEFGFNFDPSHLLWQGIDPVEFIRYFPDRIYHVHIKDAITTLNGRTGILGSHIDFGDHRRGWNFRSPGHGGVNFEEIIRALNDIQYTGPLSIEWEDSGMDRLHGAEESCEFVRSIDFAPSDVAFDSAFDKEKQ
- a CDS encoding leucine-rich repeat domain-containing protein, which encodes MQLSTAAILIISAVTMQTEAPSRVEIDARFQSQLNELALKCDEVKLPQQAEITRQWIIPSYGEANVFYLVPETDPTEPTEDAPQLVKFWHQKFRAIRNAHAENLFRYSQELLIAKEGGKSYQTLHEVLRQNPDHPDARRILGYANVNGTWRRPGVVTRAKQPRYEHPKYGWPARTFWQIDTPHFQIMTNLSEAEGLRLGERLEVVYSAWEQMFFSFWSNELQLAGYFDGGSPSPVRKKFEVVLFKSRGEYVNYLEQVQPRIGITLGIYQFDEEKVYLFHDDSDAAHATWYHEVSHQLFQEYRSASKDIGVNYNFWAIEGVAMYMESLRIYDGYVTLGGIDASRLQFARNRRLIGDFYISLTKLTAMGREEIQQSPDISAIYSQSAGLAQMFLDGQNGKYREPFIQFLVEIYKQDDILHTLAQKLGESNIGRQDLHYMAWLGVSREQILALPKDGRTSELALGKCTAINDEVMPHIGTFSELTWLDLTTTNVSSRGVAHLGNCRKLIDLSIATPTMDDQAMKTIANLTDLEELDISGTRITDEGLNAIGRLQNLKVLRMAVTQITDEGLLKLSRLKDLKMIDARQSRVTTQGIERLKQSLPQVVVHH
- a CDS encoding creatininase family protein, which codes for MTAPRPWKLSEVNYGQVKNTQYEVAVLPLGATEPHNLHLPYGTDDYEGTFIGEQICEAAHAQGAKVMLLPTIPYGTETNMREFPFAMNLDPSTLFAVVTDLIQSLVQSGIKKVLLLNSHGGNEMKPLLRELYGKTEAQVFLCNWFKAFSEEEYHEIFTHKEDHAGEMETSMILAYRPELVARRPDGSLDADSGATRPMQMEALQNGWVSITRPWHLLTTNSGSGNPHEASADKGERLLQLLVNRLAPFLVQLSEANVDETFPFKIDEAT
- a CDS encoding DUF1653 domain-containing protein, producing the protein MSELPSDLPLPGRYRHYKGPEYVVLGVARHSETEEPLVVYRKDYGDKSLWVRPLEMFQETVTVGGQVIPRFKYLGEA